A genomic window from Laspinema palackyanum D2c includes:
- the ccmS gene encoding beta-carboxysome assembly chaperone CcmS, translating into MTGFLPGNLQPEKEEDRWRHELADFAKAHQQELAALSWGLWLENQHNGSVMGIDLKPTPHFVYCPKEAVLKLNETVGSFLQEVVGIVEGFNPETEVLLVGINQGQLKVIEFVTEPPPPQCFEMISADVDTLLDRLEQGLQERVKG; encoded by the coding sequence ATGACTGGTTTTTTACCGGGCAACCTTCAGCCAGAGAAAGAAGAGGACCGATGGCGTCATGAGTTAGCGGATTTTGCCAAAGCTCACCAACAAGAATTAGCCGCCCTTTCCTGGGGCCTATGGCTGGAAAATCAACATAATGGTAGTGTGATGGGAATCGACTTGAAACCCACCCCGCATTTTGTTTACTGCCCTAAAGAGGCGGTCCTTAAACTCAATGAAACCGTGGGGAGTTTCTTACAAGAAGTCGTGGGAATTGTCGAGGGGTTTAATCCTGAGACGGAGGTTCTCCTTGTGGGGATTAATCAAGGACAGTTGAAGGTGATAGAATTTGTCACTGAGCCACCCCCTCCCCAATGTTTTGAAATGATATCTGCGGATGTGGATACATTATTGGATCGATTAGAACAGGGTCTGCAAGAACGGGTCAAAGGGTAA